A genomic window from Gossypium hirsutum isolate 1008001.06 chromosome D12, Gossypium_hirsutum_v2.1, whole genome shotgun sequence includes:
- the LOC107945477 gene encoding chaperone protein dnaJ C76, chloroplastic, with protein MAQLLSPVYTDTLKIHNPSLNMSRRSSWKAYAKTGASWSLMGHGGQRRGCGRVKVASGNSASTDSLADDYYAVLGLLPDATPEEIKKAYYNCMKACHPDLSGNDPETTNFCMFINEVYGVLSDPVQRTVYDEIHGYALTAMNPFMDDSAPRDHVFVDEFSCIGCKNCANVACDVFRIEEDFGRARVHSQFGNPELVQEAIDSCPVDCIHWTSAAQLSLLEDEMRRVERVNVALMLSGMGSASTDVFRMASSRWEKRQAKVLEQAKVRMMQQKDAGKTDSYWTNLWGKPKQYKKSEEEVKERAKRAAVAARRWREYSRRGVDKAPTVKLPDPLSNSSKHN; from the exons ATGGCTCAGCTACTCTCTCCTGTATATACAGATACTCTTAAAATCCATAACCCATCTTTAAATATGAGCAGAAGAAGCTCATGGAAGGCCTATGCTAAGACTGGAGCTTCTTGGAGCTTGATGGGTCATGGTGGTCAAAGGAGAGGTTGTGGCAGAGTCAAGGTTGCTTCTGGAAATTCTGCATCTACTGATTCTCTTGCCGATGATTATTATGCTGTTCTTGGTCTG CTTCCGGACGCAACACCAGAGGAGATAAAAAAGGCTTATTATAATTGCATGAAGGCTTGTCATCCAGACCTAAGTGGCAATGATCCAGAGACTACAAATTTCTGCATGTTCATCAATGAGGTCTATGGG GTTCTCAGTGACCCCGTACAGCGCACGGTTTATGATGAAATTCATGGCTATGCGTTGACTGCAATGAATCCTTTCATGGATGATTCCGCCCCAAGAGACCATGTATTTGTCGACGAGTTTAGTTGCATAG GCTGCAAAAATTGTGCCAATGTTGCCTGTGATGTGTTTAGAATTGAAGAAGACTTTGGACGAGCCAGAGTTCATAGTCAGTTTGGGAATCCTGAACTAGTGCAAGAGGCAATAGACAGTTG CCCAGTTGATTGCATCCATTGGACTTCTGCGGCACAATTATCATTGCTTGAAGATGAAATGCGCAGGGTAGAAAGAGTTAAT GTTGCATTGATGCTTTCAGGAATGGGATCTGCATCAACAGATGTATTCAGAATG GCAAGTTCTCGATGGGAAAAGAGGCAGGCAAAAGTTTTG GAACAAGCTAAAGTAAGGATGATGCAGCAGAAAGATGCTGGTAAAACGGACTCATACTGGACCAACCTTTGGGGCAAGCCAAAACAATACAAGAAGTCAG AGGAGGAAGTCAAAGAGAGAGCAAAAAGGGCTGCCGTAGCTGCGAGAAGATGGAGGGAATATTCAAGGAGGGGTGTGGATAAGGCTCCCACCGTTAAACTACCAGATCCACTCTCCAACTCCAGCAAacacaattaa